From Roseburia hominis, the proteins below share one genomic window:
- a CDS encoding glutamine--tRNA ligase/YqeY domain fusion protein has protein sequence MPEEVVSKNFIEQEIEKDLKEGVYDHVCTRFPPEPNGYLHIGHAKSILLNYGLAKKYNGTFHMRFDDTNPTKEKTEFVDSIKEDIKWLGADWKEHLYFASDYFDTMYECAVKLIKKGKAYVCDLTPEEIREYRGTLKEPGKDSPYRNRSVEENLELFENMRAGVYKDGEKVLRAKIDMASPNINMRDPIIYRVAHMSHHNTGDKWCIYPMYDFAHPIEDAVEGITHSICTLEFEDHRPLYDWVVRECEFVNPPRQIEFAKMYLTNVVTGKRYIKKLVEDHIVDGWDDPRLVSIAALRRRGFTPESIKNFVDLCGVSKAQGSVDYAMLEYCIREDLKLKKPRMMAVIDPIKLVIDNYPEGEIEYLDAPNNLENEELGVRQIPFGRELYIEREDFMEEPPKKYFRLFPGNEVRLMNAYFVKCVDYEKDENGNVTVVHCTYDPETKSGSGFTGRKVKGTIHWVSAAQAVKATVRLYENLVDEEKGVYNKEDGSLNLNPNSLTVKEIYVEPNFEGAKAYDSFQFVRQGYFCVDAHDSRPDALVFNRIVSLKSSFKLPK, from the coding sequence ATGCCAGAAGAAGTGGTGTCTAAGAATTTTATTGAGCAGGAGATTGAGAAAGATCTGAAGGAAGGCGTGTATGATCACGTCTGCACCCGTTTTCCGCCGGAACCGAACGGGTATCTGCATATCGGACATGCCAAGTCGATTCTTCTGAATTACGGTTTGGCTAAGAAGTATAACGGAACCTTCCACATGCGTTTTGATGACACGAATCCGACGAAGGAGAAGACGGAGTTCGTAGATTCGATCAAGGAAGATATCAAGTGGCTGGGAGCGGACTGGAAGGAACATCTGTATTTTGCTTCCGATTATTTTGATACGATGTATGAGTGCGCGGTAAAGCTGATCAAAAAGGGAAAGGCTTATGTTTGCGATCTGACTCCGGAGGAGATCCGGGAATACAGAGGAACGCTTAAGGAACCGGGAAAGGACAGCCCCTACCGGAACAGAAGCGTGGAAGAGAACCTGGAATTATTTGAAAATATGCGTGCCGGCGTATATAAGGACGGCGAGAAGGTGCTGCGCGCGAAGATTGATATGGCGTCGCCCAACATCAATATGCGTGACCCGATCATTTACCGTGTGGCACATATGAGCCACCACAATACGGGAGACAAATGGTGCATTTACCCAATGTACGATTTCGCTCATCCGATCGAGGATGCGGTGGAAGGGATCACGCACTCCATCTGTACGCTGGAATTCGAGGATCACAGGCCGCTTTACGACTGGGTGGTACGGGAATGTGAATTTGTAAATCCGCCCCGCCAGATCGAATTCGCGAAGATGTATCTGACCAACGTCGTTACAGGAAAGAGATATATTAAGAAACTGGTGGAAGATCATATCGTGGACGGCTGGGACGACCCGCGTCTGGTATCCATCGCAGCGCTTCGCCGCCGCGGATTTACGCCGGAGTCGATCAAGAACTTTGTGGACCTCTGCGGAGTATCCAAAGCGCAGGGCTCCGTGGATTATGCGATGCTGGAATACTGTATCCGCGAGGATTTGAAGCTGAAAAAACCGCGTATGATGGCGGTGATCGACCCGATAAAGCTGGTGATCGACAACTATCCGGAAGGGGAGATTGAATATCTGGATGCCCCGAATAACCTGGAGAACGAGGAGCTTGGCGTAAGACAGATTCCGTTCGGAAGAGAGCTTTATATCGAGAGAGAGGATTTCATGGAAGAACCTCCGAAAAAATATTTCCGTCTGTTCCCGGGCAATGAAGTCCGCCTCATGAACGCCTATTTTGTAAAATGTGTTGATTATGAGAAGGATGAGAATGGAAATGTAACGGTCGTACATTGTACTTACGATCCGGAGACCAAGAGCGGAAGCGGATTTACCGGAAGAAAAGTAAAGGGAACGATCCATTGGGTATCCGCAGCTCAGGCGGTGAAGGCGACGGTGCGTTTGTACGAGAATCTGGTGGATGAGGAGAAGGGCGTTTATAACAAAGAAGACGGTTCACTGAATCTGAACCCGAACTCCCTTACGGTAAAGGAAATCTATGTGGAGCCGAACTTTGAGGGAGCAAAGGCATACGACAGCTTCCAGTTCGTGCGGCAGGGATATTTCTGCGTAGATGCGCACGATTCCCGCCCGGATGCGCTGGTATTTAACCGGATCGTATCCTTGAAGAGTTCCTTTAAACTGCCGAAATAG
- a CDS encoding ABC-2 transporter permease: MKALLIKDFKLLKNQKTFFATFGLLGIVFILVFDDPTFSIFYMTIALSSFVQSTIAYDNYNDGAAYLFSLPVNRREYVREKYIYNFIMTGSAILFTGVLSGIVLHIRQRGIPGGYILTCMIAAFVIANISNALTIPIDLKFKPDKIRFCSMLVWGLLVVLGLLFTFICDKIGVNMYDLIGKLFTDYRVQMLLAAGVVMVGVMLLSYLCSVRIMERKEF, encoded by the coding sequence ATGAAAGCATTATTGATCAAGGATTTTAAGCTGCTTAAGAATCAAAAAACATTTTTTGCGACATTTGGACTTTTGGGAATCGTATTTATACTGGTATTTGATGATCCCACATTTTCAATCTTTTATATGACCATCGCACTTTCGTCCTTTGTGCAGAGTACTATTGCTTATGACAATTATAATGACGGAGCAGCATACCTTTTTTCTCTGCCGGTTAACAGAAGAGAATATGTGCGGGAAAAATACATTTATAATTTTATCATGACGGGGAGTGCCATTCTTTTTACCGGTGTGTTGTCCGGAATCGTACTGCATATCCGGCAGAGAGGGATTCCCGGTGGATATATACTAACATGTATGATTGCGGCATTTGTGATAGCAAATATTTCAAATGCGTTGACAATACCGATTGACTTGAAATTTAAGCCGGATAAAATAAGGTTCTGTTCTATGCTTGTATGGGGGCTTCTGGTGGTGCTGGGATTGTTATTCACATTTATTTGTGATAAAATCGGGGTCAATATGTATGATCTGATTGGAAAGTTATTTACAGATTACCGTGTGCAGATGTTGTTGGCAGCCGGCGTGGTGATGGTCGGAGTCATGCTCCTTTCTTACCTGTGTTCGGTCAGGATCATGGAGAGAAAAGAGTTTTAG
- a CDS encoding adenylosuccinate synthase gives MVKAVVGANWGDEGKGKITDMLAEKADIIIRFQGGANAGHTIINDYGKFALHTLPSGVFYEHTTSIIGNGVAVDIPVLFHEIQSIIDRGVPSPKILVSERAQMVMSYHKNFDAYEEERLGGKSFGSTKSGIAPFYSDKYAKIGFQISELFDEELLREKVKRVAEQKNVLLEHLYHKPLINPDELFAELMEYKKMVEPYVCNVSLFLDQAIKEGKEILLEGQLGTLKDPDHGIYPMVTSSSTLAAYGAIGAGIPPYEIKQVITVCKAYSSAVGAGAFVSEIFGEEADELRRRGGDGGEFGATTGRPRRMGWFDCVASKYGCRLQGTTDVAFTVVDVLGYLDEIPVCVGYEVNGEVTKEFPTTHLLEKAKPVLVKLPGWKCDIRGIKRYEDLPENCRNYIEFIEKEIGYPITMVSNGPGRHDIIFR, from the coding sequence ATGGTAAAAGCAGTAGTAGGTGCGAACTGGGGCGACGAAGGAAAGGGCAAGATCACAGATATGCTTGCTGAGAAAGCGGATATCATCATTCGTTTTCAGGGCGGTGCGAATGCCGGTCATACAATCATCAACGACTATGGCAAATTTGCACTCCATACACTACCGTCAGGCGTGTTCTACGAGCACACGACCAGTATTATAGGAAATGGAGTGGCGGTGGATATTCCGGTATTGTTCCATGAGATCCAGTCCATTATCGACAGAGGCGTTCCGTCTCCGAAGATTCTGGTTTCCGAGCGTGCGCAGATGGTGATGTCTTATCACAAGAATTTTGATGCGTATGAGGAGGAACGTCTGGGAGGCAAATCCTTCGGCTCTACGAAATCAGGAATTGCACCGTTCTATTCTGATAAATATGCAAAGATTGGTTTCCAGATCAGTGAGCTCTTCGATGAAGAGTTGTTAAGGGAGAAGGTAAAGCGTGTGGCAGAGCAGAAGAATGTCCTTCTTGAGCATCTGTACCACAAGCCGCTGATCAATCCGGACGAGCTTTTTGCAGAACTGATGGAATATAAGAAGATGGTCGAGCCGTATGTGTGCAATGTTTCCCTGTTCCTGGATCAGGCAATCAAGGAAGGCAAGGAGATTCTTCTTGAGGGCCAGCTCGGCACACTTAAGGACCCGGATCACGGAATCTATCCGATGGTTACTTCTTCTTCTACGCTTGCGGCTTACGGCGCAATTGGTGCCGGTATTCCACCCTATGAGATCAAGCAGGTGATCACGGTATGTAAGGCATATTCCAGCGCTGTCGGTGCGGGAGCATTTGTAAGTGAGATTTTCGGTGAGGAGGCAGATGAACTGAGACGCCGCGGTGGTGACGGCGGAGAGTTCGGAGCAACGACCGGACGCCCGAGACGTATGGGCTGGTTTGACTGTGTGGCATCCAAGTATGGCTGCCGTCTGCAGGGAACGACGGACGTGGCATTTACCGTGGTAGATGTTCTCGGATACCTGGACGAGATTCCGGTATGCGTGGGATATGAGGTGAACGGTGAGGTGACGAAGGAATTTCCGACCACACATCTTCTGGAGAAGGCAAAGCCGGTATTGGTGAAACTTCCGGGCTGGAAGTGCGATATCCGCGGTATTAAGAGGTATGAGGACCTGCCGGAGAACTGCCGGAACTATATCGAGTTCATTGAGAAAGAGATAGGTTATCCGATCACGATGGTTTCCAATGGACCGGGAAGACATGATATTATTTTCAGATAG
- the asnA gene encoding aspartate--ammonia ligase has protein sequence MENLIIPENYHAPLTIRETEVAIKEVKDHFERALAKALHLTRVSAPLFVRPETGLNDNLNGVERPVSFGVKEQNDKEVEIVHSLAKWKRYALKRYGFHSGEGLYTDMSAIRRDEETDNIHSIYVDQWDWEKVISKEERNMETLEYTVNKVYSALKETEQFMARRYNYIDAFLPDDITFVTSQELETLYPDLTPKEREHRYAKAKGAIFVKQIGKTLASGKPHDGRAPDYDDWELNGDIIVYYPLLDIALELSSMGIRVDEAALKRQLRISGCEERAQLDFQKALLNGELPYTVGGGIGQSRICMFYLRKAHIGEVQSSIWPEDVMTYAAEHDLHLL, from the coding sequence ATGGAAAATCTAATCATACCGGAAAACTACCACGCGCCGCTTACGATCCGCGAGACCGAAGTCGCGATCAAGGAAGTCAAAGACCATTTTGAGCGTGCGCTGGCAAAGGCACTGCATCTGACCCGTGTATCCGCGCCCCTCTTCGTGCGCCCGGAGACCGGCCTTAACGATAACTTGAACGGCGTGGAACGCCCTGTATCCTTCGGAGTCAAGGAACAGAACGACAAGGAGGTAGAGATCGTCCATTCTCTTGCCAAATGGAAACGTTACGCCCTCAAGCGCTACGGCTTTCATTCAGGAGAGGGGCTTTACACGGACATGAGCGCGATCCGCAGAGATGAGGAGACGGACAATATTCACTCTATTTATGTGGATCAGTGGGATTGGGAGAAAGTGATCTCCAAAGAAGAGCGCAACATGGAGACCCTGGAATACACCGTAAACAAAGTGTACAGCGCATTAAAAGAGACCGAGCAGTTCATGGCACGCCGTTACAACTACATAGATGCCTTCCTGCCGGACGATATCACCTTCGTTACCTCCCAGGAACTGGAAACCCTGTATCCGGATCTGACGCCGAAGGAAAGAGAACACCGCTATGCCAAGGCCAAGGGCGCCATTTTCGTAAAACAGATCGGCAAGACTCTGGCCTCAGGCAAACCGCATGATGGACGGGCGCCGGACTATGACGACTGGGAACTGAACGGTGATATCATCGTTTACTATCCGCTCCTTGATATCGCTCTGGAGCTCTCTTCCATGGGAATCCGCGTGGACGAGGCAGCTCTGAAGCGCCAGCTTCGGATCTCAGGCTGTGAGGAGAGGGCCCAGCTCGACTTCCAGAAGGCGCTTTTAAATGGGGAGCTTCCCTACACGGTAGGCGGAGGAATCGGTCAGTCCCGTATCTGTATGTTCTATCTGCGCAAGGCCCACATCGGGGAGGTGCAGTCCTCTATCTGGCCGGAAGATGTGATGACATACGCTGCGGAGCATGATCTGCATCTGCTGTAA
- a CDS encoding YdcF family protein, whose translation MIIGILCILYYIAICKYLRRWNSRFPRFWLILGLAILLFEWKKKLLPVEVLRGVRFMETVILVLFGIVELLVISGMRRNVPNEGCRYLIVLGAKVDGYHLTDALRQRMDAAIRYLRENPDTKVIVSGGQGHGESLPEGRAMAAYLRKCGIAPGRILTEEKSTTTRENLAYSGKILLEDLRRETTESARKGERKERHFAEDEESLQQVRVGVVTNSFHMYRAVKIAGQVGYGNVAVLPAPTTKIMLVNYMTREFFGVLKMWVSGRRV comes from the coding sequence GTGATCATCGGAATCTTATGTATTTTATATTATATAGCAATCTGTAAATATCTGCGCAGGTGGAATTCCAGGTTCCCCAGGTTCTGGCTGATTCTGGGGCTTGCGATCCTTCTGTTTGAGTGGAAGAAAAAGCTGCTCCCCGTAGAGGTTCTACGGGGAGTCCGTTTTATGGAAACAGTGATCCTGGTGCTGTTCGGAATTGTGGAGCTTCTGGTCATTAGCGGGATGCGAAGAAATGTTCCGAATGAAGGCTGCAGGTATTTGATCGTCCTGGGGGCGAAGGTGGACGGGTACCACCTTACCGATGCGCTAAGGCAGCGTATGGATGCGGCAATCCGGTATCTGAGAGAGAACCCGGATACGAAGGTGATCGTATCCGGCGGGCAGGGACACGGGGAATCCTTGCCGGAAGGGCGTGCGATGGCTGCCTACCTCAGAAAATGCGGGATCGCTCCGGGAAGGATTCTGACAGAGGAGAAATCAACTACCACCAGGGAGAATCTGGCATATTCGGGGAAGATTCTGCTGGAGGATCTGCGGCGGGAAACGACGGAAAGTGCCAGAAAAGGCGAGCGGAAGGAGAGGCATTTCGCCGAAGACGAAGAGAGTTTGCAGCAAGTCCGGGTCGGTGTTGTTACGAACAGTTTCCATATGTATCGCGCAGTGAAGATTGCAGGACAGGTGGGATATGGGAATGTGGCGGTACTTCCCGCGCCTACGACGAAGATTATGCTGGTGAATTATATGACCAGGGAGTTTTTTGGGGTTTTGAAAATGTGGGTGTCGGGGAGAAGGGTGTAG
- a CDS encoding MATE family efflux transporter gives MGVKQTMAKSSATLMTEGPIWKRIIMFAIPLFWGNVFQQLYNTADTLIVGNFLGSNALAAVSSSGSLIFLMVGFFNGLSIGAGVVIGKYFGAQDYRNLKKALHTTVGFGLCCGLLLTIIGQIAAPQILVLMGTPKEVLPNSLIYFRTYFCGALGFVMYNCFMGILQALGDSRHPLIYLIISSVTNVVLDLVLIAGFGFGVGAAALATAISQFLSAGLCFRQLLKNPEEIRLYPREIRLYPGMLRQNISNGIPAGIQNSIIALANVFVQSNINKFGSLAVAGCGSYSKVEGFGFLPVTCFSMALTTYISQNLGAKEYERAKKGSIFGILCSITMAELIGVCVYLFAPYLITAFGGNAEAVAFGVAEARTISLFYCLLAYSHCMAGIMRGAGRSTVPMFVMMICWCVIRVSYISIAIHFIPVINVVFWAYPITWTLSSTVFTIYYLKSDWIHGLEKHNKLTRTN, from the coding sequence ATGGGGGTCAAACAAACTATGGCAAAATCTTCTGCAACTCTTATGACAGAAGGTCCCATCTGGAAGCGCATCATCATGTTTGCGATTCCGCTTTTTTGGGGTAATGTATTTCAGCAGCTTTATAACACGGCGGACACCTTGATCGTGGGGAATTTTCTTGGTAGTAACGCCCTTGCTGCTGTCAGTTCTTCCGGTTCTCTCATTTTCCTGATGGTCGGATTTTTTAATGGTCTTTCCATCGGTGCCGGAGTTGTGATCGGTAAATATTTCGGTGCACAGGATTACCGCAACCTGAAAAAGGCTCTGCACACTACCGTGGGATTCGGACTCTGCTGCGGTCTTCTCCTTACCATCATCGGTCAGATCGCCGCGCCGCAGATTCTGGTGCTTATGGGCACTCCCAAAGAGGTTCTTCCGAACTCTCTTATATATTTCCGCACCTATTTTTGCGGGGCCCTGGGATTCGTTATGTATAACTGCTTTATGGGTATCCTGCAGGCCTTAGGCGACAGCCGGCATCCTCTGATCTACCTGATCATCTCTTCTGTGACCAACGTAGTTCTGGATCTGGTACTGATCGCCGGCTTTGGTTTCGGCGTGGGGGCTGCTGCCCTTGCCACCGCTATTTCCCAGTTTTTGAGCGCCGGCCTGTGTTTTCGCCAGCTGCTTAAAAATCCGGAGGAAATCCGCCTTTACCCGCGCGAGATTCGGTTATATCCGGGTATGCTCAGGCAGAATATCTCGAACGGTATCCCGGCCGGTATTCAGAACTCGATTATCGCGCTTGCAAATGTATTCGTGCAGTCCAACATTAACAAATTCGGATCTTTGGCAGTTGCGGGCTGTGGCTCCTACTCCAAGGTGGAGGGGTTCGGTTTCCTGCCGGTGACTTGTTTCTCTATGGCGCTGACAACTTATATCAGCCAGAATCTGGGAGCGAAAGAATATGAACGGGCTAAGAAGGGCTCCATCTTCGGAATTCTCTGCTCTATTACCATGGCTGAGCTTATCGGAGTCTGCGTTTACCTTTTTGCTCCTTACCTGATCACGGCTTTTGGCGGGAACGCTGAGGCTGTCGCGTTTGGAGTGGCCGAGGCACGAACGATTTCCCTCTTCTACTGTCTGCTTGCTTATTCGCACTGTATGGCAGGTATCATGAGAGGGGCCGGACGTTCCACCGTTCCGATGTTTGTTATGATGATATGCTGGTGTGTGATTCGTGTATCTTACATATCCATCGCCATTCATTTTATCCCGGTCATCAATGTTGTGTTCTGGGCTTACCCGATCACCTGGACCCTGAGCAGCACCGTATTTACGATCTATTATCTCAAATCCGACTGGATACATGGCCTGGAAAAGCATAATAAGCTTACTCGGACAAATTAG
- a CDS encoding SEC-C metal-binding domain-containing protein, with translation MSTLLEQWRDTAYSKEMDQNELQKFWGTYFQIEKEIYAKLLENPDEEVKGTVKELAEKYGVEVFTMTGFLDGINDSLKTPNPIETMDEDTEVSLGFDKELLYKNMVDAKADWLYELPQWEAIFDEETRKALYKEQKNSRTVHVEKKVYPNDPCPCGSGKKYKKCCGKNK, from the coding sequence ATGAGTACATTATTAGAACAGTGGAGAGATACTGCATATTCTAAGGAAATGGACCAGAATGAACTCCAGAAGTTCTGGGGCACCTATTTCCAGATTGAAAAAGAGATTTATGCGAAATTGCTGGAAAACCCGGACGAGGAAGTAAAGGGTACGGTGAAAGAGCTGGCCGAGAAGTATGGCGTGGAAGTATTTACTATGACGGGGTTCTTAGATGGAATAAACGATAGTCTTAAGACTCCGAATCCGATCGAGACCATGGATGAGGATACCGAGGTAAGTCTTGGATTTGATAAAGAACTGCTCTATAAGAACATGGTAGATGCCAAGGCAGACTGGCTTTATGAGCTTCCCCAGTGGGAGGCGATCTTTGACGAGGAGACGAGGAAAGCGCTTTACAAGGAGCAGAAGAATTCCCGTACAGTTCATGTGGAGAAGAAAGTATACCCGAATGATCCTTGTCCGTGCGGAAGTGGAAAGAAATATAAAAAGTGCTGTGGAAAGAATAAATAG
- a CDS encoding ABC transporter ATP-binding protein, producing MLRLKNVKKKYDGFELNCTMEVQPGRITGLIGKNGAGKSTTFKAALGLIRPDSGEIELFGKPIQKITKTDREDIGVVLASSGFCGTLSIKDLLPVLQNLYHGFQKEEFLKRCKELELPADKLINQFSTGMRQKLHVLIAISHQARLLILDEPTAGMDVIARDELLDILRDYMESGDRSILISSHISADLEGLCDDIYMINDGEIILHEDTDALLDAYGLLKMSSEQFEKTDRRYILRYKKERFGYSCLTDQKQFYLDNYPEVVVEKSNIDEVILMMSRGEA from the coding sequence ATGCTTAGATTAAAGAATGTGAAGAAAAAGTATGACGGATTTGAGCTGAATTGTACGATGGAGGTACAGCCCGGGCGCATCACCGGATTGATTGGTAAAAATGGGGCGGGAAAAAGTACCACCTTTAAGGCAGCCCTGGGATTGATAAGGCCAGATAGCGGTGAGATAGAGTTATTCGGAAAGCCCATTCAGAAAATTACGAAGACAGATCGGGAGGATATCGGAGTCGTGCTCGCGTCTTCCGGTTTTTGCGGAACACTCAGCATAAAGGATCTGCTTCCGGTGCTTCAGAATCTTTATCATGGATTTCAAAAAGAAGAGTTTTTAAAGAGATGTAAGGAGTTGGAACTGCCTGCCGATAAATTGATCAATCAATTTTCTACCGGAATGAGGCAGAAGCTGCATGTCTTGATTGCGATTTCCCACCAGGCAAGGTTACTTATCCTGGACGAACCGACAGCGGGAATGGACGTGATCGCAAGGGATGAACTTTTGGATATCCTGCGCGATTATATGGAATCGGGAGACAGGTCTATCCTGATCAGTTCCCACATTTCCGCCGATTTGGAAGGGCTGTGTGATGATATCTATATGATAAATGACGGGGAAATCATTCTGCATGAGGACACGGATGCACTTTTAGATGCGTATGGACTTCTTAAGATGAGCAGTGAACAGTTTGAGAAAACGGACAGACGCTATATTTTGCGCTACAAAAAAGAAAGATTTGGGTATAGCTGCCTGACAGACCAGAAACAGTTTTATCTGGATAACTACCCGGAGGTTGTGGTGGAAAAGAGCAATATTGACGAAGTGATTTTGATGATGTCGAGAGGTGAAGCATAA
- a CDS encoding GntR family transcriptional regulator, translating into MKLIINHSSMQPIYEQIVDQIKGKIMQGELQEETMLPSVRTLAKELKVSALTAKKAYDTLEEEGFVITVHGKGSFVACANQELMLEQKRKEVETDLEMAIRKGRSCGMSDQEMKELFELVLED; encoded by the coding sequence ATGAAGTTGATTATTAACCATTCCTCCATGCAGCCGATCTATGAGCAGATCGTAGATCAGATTAAGGGCAAGATCATGCAGGGGGAATTACAGGAAGAGACGATGCTGCCGTCTGTTCGTACTTTAGCTAAAGAACTTAAGGTCAGTGCACTGACCGCCAAGAAAGCATACGATACCCTGGAAGAAGAAGGGTTCGTCATTACGGTGCATGGCAAAGGGAGCTTTGTGGCATGCGCCAATCAGGAACTGATGCTGGAGCAGAAACGCAAGGAAGTGGAGACCGATTTGGAGATGGCCATCCGAAAAGGTAGAAGCTGCGGGATGAGCGATCAGGAAATGAAAGAATTATTTGAGCTTGTTTTGGAGGACTAA
- the cls gene encoding cardiolipin synthase produces MAEKEVRHRDKSQSMSKKAKNKVFGVIYSRTAVVIGLLLLQIGLMLFSLTYLEGYTNYMYGIFIILTMIAVIYIMNDKGNPEAKQTWLLFVLLVPIVGVGFYIFRKTELGTRYLGGRLEALRMETEPYMRQNEEIVSTMRSSRMANANLSHFLYHKVGFPTYGNTKAQFFPLGDDKFPVLVEELKKAEHFIFMEYFIVEEGIMWNTVLEILQRKVQQGVEVRFMYDGMCSVFMLPYEYPEKLREMGIKCKQFAPIKPILSTSQNNRDHRKICVIDGKVAFTGGVNLADEYINQKERFGHWKDTAIMIEGDAVQSFTIMFLQMWNVTEKVPEEYRKYLTKKRRGFRREYGYMIPYGDSPYDNENVGEEVYFHILNHAKKYVHIMTPYLILDNEMITTLTRAAKSGIEVKIIMPHIPDKPYAFYLAKTYYEELIENGVQIYEYMPGFVHAKIFVSDDDTATVGSVNLDYRSLYLHFECGVFIYHNPVVYDIEKDFQQTLAKCHKVTLMEVRNRSQYTKIYGQLLRLVAPLM; encoded by the coding sequence ATGGCGGAAAAGGAAGTCAGACATCGCGATAAAAGTCAGAGTATGAGTAAAAAAGCGAAAAATAAAGTATTCGGAGTCATTTACAGCCGTACAGCGGTGGTGATCGGGCTTTTGCTTTTGCAAATCGGCCTGATGCTGTTTTCGCTGACCTACCTGGAAGGGTACACGAATTATATGTACGGTATTTTCATTATTTTGACGATGATCGCCGTAATTTATATTATGAATGATAAAGGCAATCCGGAGGCGAAGCAGACGTGGCTTCTTTTCGTCCTGCTGGTTCCTATCGTTGGAGTGGGGTTTTATATTTTTCGGAAAACGGAGCTTGGTACGCGGTATCTCGGGGGAAGATTGGAGGCACTGCGCATGGAGACGGAGCCCTATATGCGTCAGAATGAGGAGATCGTGTCCACCATGAGGAGCAGCCGTATGGCAAACGCCAATCTGTCACATTTCCTCTATCATAAGGTGGGATTTCCGACGTATGGAAATACAAAGGCGCAGTTCTTCCCGTTGGGGGACGACAAATTCCCGGTTCTGGTGGAGGAGCTTAAGAAGGCGGAGCATTTCATTTTCATGGAGTATTTCATCGTAGAAGAAGGAATCATGTGGAATACGGTTCTTGAGATCCTGCAAAGGAAGGTGCAGCAGGGCGTGGAGGTCCGGTTCATGTACGACGGAATGTGCAGCGTATTCATGCTCCCTTATGAGTATCCGGAAAAACTCAGGGAAATGGGAATTAAGTGCAAACAGTTCGCACCGATCAAACCGATCTTATCTACCAGCCAGAACAATCGGGATCACCGAAAGATCTGCGTGATCGACGGAAAAGTGGCCTTTACAGGCGGCGTCAATCTGGCGGACGAGTATATCAACCAGAAGGAGCGTTTTGGGCATTGGAAGGATACGGCAATCATGATCGAAGGAGATGCCGTGCAGAGCTTCACCATCATGTTCCTGCAAATGTGGAATGTGACCGAGAAGGTTCCGGAAGAGTACCGAAAGTATTTGACGAAAAAGCGCCGCGGCTTTCGGCGGGAGTACGGGTACATGATCCCTTATGGGGACAGTCCCTATGACAATGAAAATGTGGGAGAAGAGGTGTATTTCCACATCTTGAATCACGCCAAGAAATACGTGCATATTATGACGCCTTATCTGATTCTGGATAATGAGATGATCACAACGCTCACCCGGGCGGCAAAAAGCGGGATCGAGGTGAAGATCATTATGCCTCATATTCCGGATAAGCCTTACGCGTTCTATCTCGCCAAGACGTATTATGAAGAGCTGATCGAGAATGGGGTGCAGATTTACGAGTATATGCCGGGATTTGTGCACGCGAAGATTTTTGTTTCCGATGACGACACTGCGACAGTCGGGAGCGTTAACCTGGATTACCGGAGCCTCTACCTGCATTTTGAATGCGGTGTGTTCATTTACCATAATCCGGTGGTTTACGATATCGAGAAGGATTTCCAGCAGACGCTTGCAAAATGCCATAAAGTGACGCTTATGGAGGTGCGGAACCGGAGCCAGTACACGAAAATATACGGACAGCTTCTGCGTCTGGTCGCGCCGCTCATGTAA